The Artemia franciscana chromosome 9, ASM3288406v1, whole genome shotgun sequence region CCTCAATTTCCCTATCCTGCTAGTGTGTCTTCCCTATCTGGTGGCATTATTCCATATGATCTTTTCCTAATATTCATGAGAGCAAAAAGAAGGGGAAATTTTTTGCTTCCTGTCTGGAACGAAAAacatttgaagtatttttggcATTCATTGCCAATGAACCAATTTGGACCCAATCAaaggtttgaaaaatgaaagactTGGAGTCAATATATTTCACGATTATATGAAACTTAGCACCATGTAGACTACTTGATACACTCTATAGGGTCGTTTTGGCATCGTGTTAAGTTATTACAATCCAACAACAAGTGGGAAGATATTGGCAAATTGACAAAAGCCACCAAGTCAAGGGGCTCATAGATGGGAAAGGGGCTAGACCTATTTCAAGGAATGTAATTGACcccttcccccccaaaaaaattaaaagttaaaatacatAGCCTAACGCTTAAGGTCTAAGAATGTGTATCTTGCGATCGGTGGCATCCCGTTTTATAACCTATATGCGTATACAAAGCCAAGATCAAGCCAAGTATACAAAGAACCTGGCAATTCGCCGTAAAAGAATTTTGCTGCTACTTGCAAGTAAGGACTTGCACCTGCACCTACCAAAcggaccatttttttttctcccttgtAGCCCCGGAAACAACGAAAATGCAAGCAGATCCGAGTTCAACGGGCACATATCGTTTGACAACTATATTCGGATTAAACTCCACATATAACCAACATTACACACAGGCCAAAAACACACCGATTTTACTATATTGATCCCCCTTGGAAAAACTCCGCAAACCGATGAAACCTCCACATAAATATAGATTATCTGTGATTGaactttcccccccccccactctctTGTACATCAAAGATAGAAACGAAGAATATATACTGTGtgcaaggccatatccaggattttttcgggtGAGGGGGTATTTTTTACGGTTGAAGGTTACAGAAAAAACCTTGTAAAACGCAtcacaaatttatttatatccatttttattattttttaaataacattttttatgggggggggggtcaaacccagtaacccctccccccccccaaatgaatACGCCCTTGGTTGTATGCCTTAAATGACAGTATTTGAGATGACTGCAAGTGATTGGTAGCTATTGAAGAACGATCATCCACTCGACTGCTGGAAGTTTCCTTGGGGAACTGAACAAGAGAGACCCTATCATAGAATCATGTTTCACACTCATATGAACAGTTCCTTGGGGATAGAAATAAACAAGAAGTGAGGGGGAAGGGGTCAGAAAAACCAAAATAGCGAACTTTTAATCATAAATACTCTAGTTAAATCTTGTTGAAATTACACCCCTATGTCCGGGGAGGGCAACAATGCTTCCAGCAAGAAGCGGGGTAACATATCGCTTTTTGACTGCCTTTATACTGACCCCATTGACCACAGAGGCAACTGTACTTACTATCCAAGCTACATCTTAATATTTCTTAGAGGAAAAGTAAGGTACTTAATGATATTCATTTGGAGACAATACAgcaaattaaacattttttttttgcaatcagtaaaaaaaaaatcgagaaatGTACGGTGGCTCATTTTATTGACTAGTTGAAGGACAAAAGTAACGGgagcaatattttttctaaaaatattgcatGTAACGAGCCGCAGTTGGTTAAACTATAGAACCAAAATTCACCTGTCTGAAAGTCCCTGCGATGTcctattttaaaatgtttcttcCATTTCCATGATATATTATTAATGTTTGTATGGCTGCTAGCTACTATTTTCCATGGATAAGAAAATATGATTTGTAGCATTTAGTTAGATTTCCTCTATGGATATGAAAATAAGCAGGTTTCAAAATTGATGCCGGGCATAACATTGCAATGAAGAATACGGTGCCAACTCTTGAATTAACATACCTGAATGTTTTCCTATGAAATGAGCTAATTATACAGTCTCGAATTATAAAGGTAGATAATTTAATTCAGGTTTTAGCAGCAGGCGAAGCTTGGGTAAAATCTGAAGGAAGAAACCATCTCCGTTTCACAAGAACAAGGTAAAGATTCTCTAAATATCTTATTACGTTCACTATTACTCTTATATTTTCTCTCGTATTTTGGATCCTCTTCagactaaatatgaaaaaacgggtacttaaaaatgaaaaaaaattgcgtaATGTGacaaataacaatgaaaatagCACTATCAGAACTGCGAAGAAGTAtcatttttcatagttttttttttacgtatttcAGATCCAttcttatttaaaagaaatacaattttaCATTGGAAGTGTAGAATAAGGGAGGTGAACATGGTCAACGTCACGATCGTTTTAAAAATGCAGCCTCCCAGTATCACTATTTCGAACCAGTGCGCTTGCGCACTGTCAATGCGCATACGTATGTATGACGGGTGACAGAAATTGTACCTGAAGTCCCAAATTGGGACCAAAAGGTTCGCGAAATGACCTTTGCTCGGGTGGAAGTAATCGCATGACATCTTTTTGAAAGGGAGAAGGATACAAAGTTATTGAAAGGGAAAGTGTTATTTTGTGCCTTTAGTCACTGTGTCACTGCCAGCCAAAGAAAACTCCTCTTTCTCGAgtaaaactagaattttacgcCACTATTGGTTCCAATTtgagacagagcagcaataatggggggggagggttgcaCAAATAAGACTGGCTGACCCCACTTGACACCCTGAGAACGGCAAAACAGCAGTTTCTTGATCGTTGAATACAGTCATTTTCCAGATATAAAAGAATATTGAAGGATTCCTATGTGGTACGAAAGGATTTTTGACACGTAAAATCATCAATAATTATTGGGAAACcttaaaaattaagaagatAACCAttcaaacatttattttttaaagattgaGTTATTCTGTGATATTTTGAGCTGAGACCATCATTTTAAGGTTCGAATTATTACCCAGCCCGGTAGAGTTTGcacaaaaccaaaataatctaAATCACGTTCTTTGCTCTTTCGggtttccttggaggagtatcgACGGACCCAATAGACACAGTTACAAAAAGATATCCTTAAAGACAGAGATTCCCAATATGGGGTGCTGGCCTCACCGGGGGAGGGGCATGGTAGTATTTTGATGGTTAATGGGTGGGACTTGCAACCTTTGGCAGACTATACTTTAGGTTTAcagccttattttcgaaaaaaaaaaacatttcccaTGTAAATAACGTCACATTCATCcacatttaaagagcaaaattaaGGTACCGCATAaaaatatgcctagaggacaacccgaagaaaaatatcaaattaatggccttttaagcttTCTTCAGGTAAATAGACGTAAAAtcttgaataacaaaatttaaatatcaagaGGGGGGTAtgaggattttagaaatgcctcTGTGGGACATGGCCCGAAATCAATTGGGAACCACCGCTTTAATGGTTCCTCGCCCTTACTACCTCAGATATTAAAAGATAAATCGAGAGAAGCATTGCTTTCTTTGCTCTATGTGAGTATATGCCTCTTAGAACCTACAActctcaataattttttttttttttttggaaagggcGAAAGTATGTTCTTGAGTCCCCCTTGAACATCAGTTAGCACATACAAGTACTTATTTTGATAATAGTGCGCTTATATCTTTCTGGTGCAATACATTGGCTTACTTTGGGTCCATCGGAGGTTTCACTCAGTAAAAATAAGAAGTTCAAGTTACAGTAATATAAATTTAACAGCGTTGTAAACTTAGCTTATTCACGACTCCTGGTCCTAGGTATTTACCCCTCAGTGTTCGAACTTCATTCAGTTTTTCTAAGAGGAATATAGACGGAGCTAATTGTCATAACTACGAAATTAGATGCTTCAATAGCTCCTCATTTAAATTTCACACTGTTCCATTTCTCAACACAAGTGCCTGGCCAACGGGTTGTGCAAATCCTCGctttccacaaacaaaaaatagaaaactaaacATCAATTCAGAATTTTACGTTAAATGACATGCAAAAAATTCCCTATAGTTGAACCCCCTCCCTTCCCTCTCtctaaaaataagcaaacatCCGGATTACACCCCTGGCTAACACCTAGAAAAAGCGAATACTTTCATCcataggagaaaaaaaaattacctcatACTGAGCGCTTTTATTGGCATGATCAGCAACATcacaaacaatttttaaagcTTGGACCGTATCTTGGTAATCGGCATTTGACTCCTCTAAGTGATCAAGGTAGTCTTGCAATAACAGCCGATATTGTGGTATTCTTTGCACTGGTTTAAGCATGTAATGTTTAATCCCAAGCATTCGACACTTTTCATCCCTTTCAAAGTCTCTTGTAAGCTGATCAAATCGTGGATATTTTGAACGAAATTCATCGAAAAGTAAACACTGGTATTCGAAATCACGAATATAGGcagaatacatttttaaaaatggaCCAACTGTTGCTATAATAtccgaaattttgtgaatatCCTCCCATTTCTCAAATCTTGACTTTAGATCGTGAAGTAAAACAGTACTAAATGTGAGTAATTGTGGGAGATCACAgaggaatttatttatttcactttcaggcataaatttttcctctttatttATATCAATCATACTCGTCCGAAAATCattattcaataatttcaaacaATCCACAAAAACACTTTCAGAGCTCACAATTTCAGAAACTATGTATCTGACTTTCCGATCACGCTTTTCTGATGGGGTCAATTGTTTCAACTCATCATGAGCTTTTAATTCGTGATCGGAGTCACTCTCTAATATTGACTGATTTCCGTCAGAGCCAGTAGTGGCAACACTATCTCGATTCTCGGACCGAATCGGCATTTGAAGCATTTTATCAGTGTTTTGCACATCAACCACAACCACttccattttcttttcactttTAGCTTTAGGAAGCGTCCGAGACTTTTTATGTCTGATTATATCTCTTCGTTCATCACCGCTGGAGCagctatttgatttattttttggctttgtGAACCGGTTTATAAGCGTTCCGTTTCCGACTAGAGACACAAAAGAAGAGATATGATCACGCACAGATCTTGTAATTTCTGTCTCGCTCATATCTGAAATATCTGCTAAACTTCCGTTTTCATCACTACGTTTTGCCGTAGACGAGCTAGTAAAACTATCTGCGCTGACCGTTGAAGGAGAGGGACTAGCTTCTTTTTCTGATTTCTTCACATTGATATCCTTTAAAAACGTTTTCAACTCACTGTATTTCTTGTCTAGAACGAACTTTGAGTGATTATCATTCTTACTAATTACTTTACCACCAACAACCAGACGAGAAAACTGATTTGAGTTACTTGTTCCTACAACCGATGCATCTGTTCTTGACGGAACACCATCCAGAAGCACACTGATTGAGGCAAGTGAATTTTCTATCTTCCTTATGTCCGATTCAATatctgactctttctctgacAGTCCTTCTGACGGGctggaaacggaaatcttgctCGGAAAAGAGTTTTGTATTCCAATTGGAGACTCTGGACTAGAAAACGAGCTGACATGCTCGTATTGATTAATTAGTTGTGAAACTTTATTTTGACAcagggttttatttttcaactttttactCTTATCAACTTGAGCATACACAGGTAGTTCTTCGGCGGTCTTTTCAACTTTGTGCGGTGCGTCCATAAACAGCGGGGAAGAGGCGATAGAAAATGTTTGACTAATACTTGAAGAAATTGACTTTTGTCTTCTTCTTGGTGGGGGGACTGGTTTAGGACTATTACAATCAAAATCATTCGAGCCAAATGATGTGCTCCGACTCATATCCTGAAATATATTATCACTATTAACGGAGTTCAGAGAGCAAAGACTTAACTGACTAAACGAGACAACACCTCTTTCTAAGCTTCTGGTTTTCAAGGTACTCCTGGTAAAACAAGATGCACTTCTTAAATGATCTTCAGAGTCAGAACCAGCCCTTTTCCTTGCTCGTTTTTGGAGTTTTGGCAATGGCTTCAAAACATCTTTAGTAACATAAACAATCGTACCACTTTCGTCTCTTTCAACGCCTAAATCAACTAagagattttcattttttctagaaaCTCGTGGAGGTCGCGAAGGTAACTGACTTGTCTTATCAGTTTCTGATAACAAGTCAGACTTGCTATCTTTACAGCCATTTTGCATTTGCTTAAGTTTTAACTCAGTTTTTATCTCTCTGGCATCTTCGGCCGTCCACAAATTAATCATACTTTTAACTGGTGTGGATGGGACCGAAAAGCTTTTACCGCTAAAAGGAATAAAGCTGAACATACTTTTAGCAGGGTTTGTAACCTCTGACGAAGGTATGCTAAAAAACTTGATCTTTTCATTCATAGATTTTGACATCATACTTGTTCTGGGTGAAGTGGGTGAGATTGTTTCGGCCTTTGTTTGGTGAATGATACGTTTTGGTGGTAAGGCTGGCTTTTCATCAAccagaaaatacattttttgtttataagacACTCCTTCGTCTTCTTTTGACGACTTATAAACACTTTCATAAAAATGATCCGGACTGCCACTTTTACTATGCATGACTGCATGTCATACAATTATAAGaccaaacctgaaaaaaataaacgtcTTGGATTTATCTGTAACATTGGCgataaacgaaaaaaagacaTCAGTTACATAATTCCTTAATCAGACTAGTAATTAGCCGCAGAAAAGATTACATTGATTAGTAATCAATGATTAgattcattgattttttattttattctctttgtAAGGTAGTGACTTTTTTCTTTGACTAAGTGACTCCTGTATCTTTCCTCTTTTTAAAGGCCATCAAGAAGCCTCTGGGGGAATAGTATAGTGTCTTATTGTATGTGCatttaattatgaataaatcttatcttaggGGTGAATTTACACTGAAAAACGGATTAATTCTTGTTGCCTTGAAAGACAGCAGACGGTAAAAACTTAGCCTGCTAAAGTGCTAgacaaaaaaccaaaataacatAAACCAGGTTAATTCGAATAGGTGTTGATTATGACAATGCTGCACAAGGTTTTGGTAAAAataacgtgaaaaaaaaaactggttgaTTGTAGCTATGTGATACTCCTTAAGTTCATTTCCTCCGTTGAGGACCGTCTCTTGGACCGTTGGATTTCACATTACCCTGCACGAGTTTCCTTAGGTTTggttaaaaagaatagaaaagcAAGCCTCTTATCCAACAACCAACAAAGAATTCGATACCCAGCCACTCCAATAACATCTGATCGTAACTAGTTATTGCAGACTAAGCAAAAACCCCTTCTCCAAAATAAGAACTTGAGCTACATAAATTAACTTAGAGACGAAACATACAAGTTGGCAAGTTAATACAACTCTTGAGTAATTGCCAACTTTTAATACACTGGAacacttttctttttgattctcAATAGTTTTTCTCTTAATTCTGCTAGTACCACTAGGTTCACACCTAGTGCAATATTCTTTTTAGTACTTCCATGCAATCCAGAACACATTCGAGAAGTGAAATTAGgtaaatcataatgaaatataccaaattataaagaaaatataatactttagtaataaaattatagaaactacaacaaagaattacggAAAGCAGTAAACAGGCCCCTCgcaacgcattatattaaatacctaacataATATAACCAAAGTACCAGcttcatatttgaaatatttaattaaaatatacctacaatgtattttatttctctGAACCTAGGCTAATTGTCTCCGAATACAGAAAGGTAAACCGGTTTTTCGCTGATTCAACTGAGCAAACTTCTTGACTGTGTTCTGGATTGTACGGAAGTAGTTTCTTTTCTTACGGCAATTTAGTTGCCAAATTAAGtaatttcagttgtttttttgtttttgtattttcaaataattcgtCCAGCCCAATTCCACTTTTATCGGACAGCAAGgcaacttttttatatataagagcAACAAccatttaaattgtttttttaatgttataagtaattaaaaacGCTCAGTGAAGCAATTCGCGAATATTGCCTATAGCAGTAATTTTCCTTCTCTGTGAACCAAGAGTAACCCTAGGTTCATGCAGGAGCGAAGTTCGCTCATGGCCGCAATTTCATTGCCGATTTTGATGATTTTAGCTTATCCAATTTAGTTATCCAAAAAGTAAGGATACTCTCTGTTCACCATTTGTAAGCCAACAATGATTGACAGCATAATCATCACAAATACCAAATTCCTACATACTCAAGCGAACGGTAACTAACCATCCTTATTCTCCAAAAAGGGTACCACTATGTCTTCGTCACCCTCACTTATATGTTAACTATCAACCTTTCAGTATACGAACAAGCATACTGAAAATACCAGTATAGGTACTTATCGTTTATtggaaacacattcaagaagtACGCTTAGGTTACATATCAGAAAATCGATTTCGTagctacaaaaacaagtgacggatgatacaatgcattggacttcgacagaatgcattggacttgtacaatttgggctatatattttcacactAGGGGGAAGGGGTTAGGTTACGTtaggtttccataattttgcttCTGAAGTATTTTGTCATCATGTATTGTTATATTTCATCAGGATTAATCTAACTTCAattcttgggtgtgtttccaataaccgacaaAGTACCTCAGTATATATCAAGGAGGTACGTCAAAAGGGAGAAGGTATCAAACCGAGCCTCCTCTAAATCTCTATTTTGCATGCTGTGTCACGTTTTTTCACGTTATTCGCCTGCTTTTTCCCACTTTGGCCGGCTCTTTTCATCTACATTTCTGCTCGAGTGTCAGTATAAGATCCGCCCCTTCTTTTGTTGGACGagacaattttttattaaaaaagtaaataaatggAATAACAAATACTCACAGTCAAATCAACATCGACACAGGCGAAAACTATCTTAATTTCTAATCCATGGCAAAACACATTTATACAGGAATATATTCAAGAAGATATTTTGCTCAGTTAGCTCACTGAAAACTATAATCGTTAAAGAAAGGGAAATTGCATAATACAATATCAGATTCACCTCAAACAAAAGCCTTGTATTTTCTTCCTCTGCGCAATTCATTAAGTCGTGGTATATGCATCCTAAAAACCCAAGGTCACAAAGTTCATTTTTATCCAGACTACAAATAACCGAAAACTAAATTcaagtcgtcatttgtataattaaataaaaaaaaaagtttttttttaactgaaagcaaggaacgacattaaaacttaaaacgaacagaaattacttcgtatatgaaaggggctgcttccttatcaagttttttactgttctaaaaagtagagttgagagaaagagccaaactttagcgtaaagagtaggacgttgataaggaagcagcccctttcatatacgaagtaatttctgttcgttttaagttttaatgtcgctccttactttcagttaaaaaacttgttttttttatatttaatttctgaacgtttttgaatcaaagcatgttttgattttggctctccgcagaggaataattaaaaccaaatttgcatttttttttttttttggctaaatggcttactcatagtttttatcgaatgattttgagaaaaaaaggagtgggggaggaagcctagctgccctccgatttttcaacttaaaaagaaactagaaatttttattttttgcgaatgtttttgttagtaaaagatatacgtaacttataaattagcttacgtaacgaacttttgtattctcatgtttttattacatatatgagggggttcaacccctcgtcagtacctcgctctttacactaaagcttaaattttgtcccaattcattaagaatgacccctgaatcacaaaagccgttgaataaatagttgaaattactagaaatactttagcgtaaagagcgaagtattaggaggaggtgagcccctcatatgcgtaataatttctgttcgttttaagttttaatgctgctccttacttccagttgaaaaaactttttcatatttattttttcattgtgtttttttttttaataatgctagaaagtcctgcgctcccttcacggaaattttcttccccatgacaaattcctcgatggaaagtttcccaAACATaccccccaacatatccccctcttctcaacccctcccccaacctaaaaatccccctgaaaacgtctgtatacttcccaataaccattactatatgtaagcactggtcaaagtttgtaacttgtagcccctcccacggggactgtgggggagtaagtggtccccaaagacatagttataaggtttttcaactacgctgaataaaatggctatctcagaattttgatccgttgactttgggaaaataattagcgtgggagggggcctaggtgccctccaattttttttgtcacttaaaaagagcactagaacttttcatttccgttagaatgagccctctcgcaacattctaggaccactggatcgatacgatcacccctgggaaaaaaaaacaacaaaaaaacaaacaaacaaatgaacacgcatccgtgatctgccttctggcaaaaaatacaaatttccacatttttgtagataggagcttgaaacttctaaaatagggttctctgatacgctgaatctgatggtgtgattttcgttaagattctatgacttttagggggtgtttccccctattttctaaaataaggcaaattttctcaggctcgtaacttttgatgggtaagactaaacttgatgaaacttatatatttaaaatcagcattaaattgcgattcttttgacgtagctattggtatcaaaattcattttttagagttttggttactattgagccgggtcgctccttactaccgttcgttaccacgaactgtttgatacattttaaaacaaagacaagaagaaacaaatcagtagtaacaaactgtaagtaaggagtgaccaggCTATGGCtgcaagcctgaaaaaatttgcatggttttcaaaaaggggaaacaccccaaaaagtgaagcgatcttaatgaaaattaattttaaaatgtttttccacAAGAtaagttttacaaagaaaagtaaagagctccattaagccaagaatgagctaaaataaagtcaaataatcttccaagcataaaactaccacaaatcactatcaataaataaattaaaatcaaaacgaacagaaattacaataaatggccgagtcaaactcaaaacgaggaaaaattaacatgattagggctgataacccctatgccttttcaagaccagaacacaatttgccctatactgaaaaaaaaaataacaaatgaccgtggattgtcagttaattTAAAATACACAGAAACTTCTccgttaaggttttgataattgttcttttatgaaagtaagaaaggtaaaaacatttcaaacgtaggctattctgttttcagtaaagtgcaaattttgtttttaaatttattccagTTCGTTTTTaatgacatagtctttttcatcaaaaataaactATTGTCTTTCTTTTCAGTTTCCTTCTACAAGAATCCATAATATGGGGTGCTATTTgaatgttggagaaactttttcaactatttttaatcctgacacaaacagtaatctttaatttaattttacagcttctgaagttgacctgaaaaataaaacttaatatcaatcctaaaagattctatctatgctctttgacaacctggatacacttacactcttttgatttatttaaattgtaaaagcagaagtagtaatagtagcatcaCCAAAATACCTcgagtcgttctcgatatattgctgaggtattttattggcaaccattaaacacaatgccttttgatttattttcaaagcaacatttagttttaaagcctAATGGGCCAATTACACaattgtggggggttgacatgcttaatatctctaaagacatagttgctggacggTTCTACTATACTTGCCAAAAAGGCTAAGTCAAAAtgttgactggatgcgtttgtaaaatgaatgggcttgagagaagggctgcttgccctccaatcttttgttactcttaaaaaggacactagtcACTCGCACTGTCGTTAGAGTGTAAGGGGGAGGACTTCCCCCTTCAAATATCTAGTTAACACGTttgaaacaagtaaaaacaaagtgtaGTGCAAGGGGGAGGTCTTCCCCTTCAAATATCTAGTAAATACATTTggaacaagtaaaaacaaagtgaaaacattttaaatatatttcgttttcagtaaagagcaaattatgttctggtcttgagaaggcattcgggttgtcagccctactcatgttaatttttgttcgttttgagtttgactcggttgtttattgtatgatttaaataaacaaaatacgttcaaaatgttttagcttttttaactataataaattaaaacttatttaaactttaaggaatatatatcagtTCAATCCACAACAGGCAATTCTAAACAGACaatccacagccatttttttcagtaaactgcaaattatgttctggtcttgagaaggtatgggagatggcaaagacataattttcagacctttcaactgcagtgaacaaaatggctactcaaaattttgattagatgtgttttgggaattgatgagtgtgtgtgggggggggggattttttgccctccaatcgcttttgactaATAAACTAGCCCTTTGAATTtgcaatcgaatgagtctttttcgaagtttctacaacaacaaatggttatctcaaaatttctattagatgcattata contains the following coding sequences:
- the LOC136031298 gene encoding uncharacterized protein LOC136031298 (The sequence of the model RefSeq protein was modified relative to this genomic sequence to represent the inferred CDS: added 323 bases not found in genome assembly), translated to MHSKSGSPDHFYESVYKSSKEDEGVSYKQKMYFLVDEKPALPPKRIIHQTKAETISPTSPRTSMMSKSMNEKIKFFSIPSSEVTNPAKSMFSFIPFSGKSFSVPSTPVKSMINLWTAEDAREIKTELKLKQMQNGCKDSKSDLLSETDKTSQLPSRPPRVSRKNENLLVDLGVERDESGTIVYVTKDVLKPLPKLQKRARKRAGSDSEDHLRSASCFTRSTLKTRSLERGVVSFSQLSLCSLNSVNSDNIFQDMSRSTSFGSNDFDCNSPKPVPPPRRRQKSISSSISQTFSIASSPLFMDAPHKVEKTAEELPVYAQVDKSKKLKNKTLCQNKVSQLINQYEHVSSFSSPESPIGIQNSFPSKISVSSPSEGLSEKESDIESDIRKIENSLASISVLLDGVPSRTDASVVGTSNSNQFSRLVVGGKVISKNDNHSKFVLDKKYSELKTFLKDINVKKSEKEASPSPSTVSADSFTSSSTAKRSDENGSLADISDMSETEITRSVRDHISSFVSLVGNGTLINRFTKPKNKSNSCSSGDERRDIIRHKKSRTLPKAKSEKKMEVVVVDVQNTDKMLQMPIRSENRDSVATTGSDGNQSILESDSDHELKAHDELKQLTPSEKRDRKVRYIVSEIVSSESVFVDCLKLLNNDFRTSMIDINKEEKFMPESEINKFLCDLPQLLTFSTVLLHDLKSRFEKWEDIHKISDIIATVGPFLKMYSAYIRDFEYQCLLFDEFRSKYPRFDQLTRDFERDEKCRMLGIKHYMLKPVQRIPQYRLLLQDYLDHLEESNADYQDTVQALKIVCDVADHANKSAQYENEFHKLLNLQSRLRNYELIRSGRSLIKEGELLKLSRKTLQPRYFILLSDCLLYTTYQGSPPSCKLRVNHELPLLGMDVSTPAKTDYSNEFIVISTTRSLTLIAQTTEERDEWTRLLKETSSLARSKHVEIAALRRTAAKDLLFEQDTLQLGKFAPVWVPDSRVTMCQLCCSSFSVTFRRHHCRACGKVVCTSCSGNQAGLEYLKYKKGRVCDDCYLILSEREDSGRGSSRISQSLDTEEHKYHTLKVRKKNLPLRLTEVCPKDEDSQMSGFLWRRQGHSWKRLWCVLKDRVLYFYKASEDVAALEAIPVVGYKIKVPTEDVDGADHSTVFKLTHFNVRKEGDLTYHVDDSTRTITFHAEDSTSSKQWIEVLIDAATIEAEPVKTECTL